Part of the Caulifigura coniformis genome, ACGACGCAATGCACGGCCTGCGGACGCTGGGAATCAGCTTGGGATCTGCCGTCCTGGCGAGCCTCTTCACGGTCTGGCTGACGGGCCGCGGGCAGGATATCGGCAACCTCGCCATGGGCGATGTGCCTGCAGCGCCGGTCCGCCGCGCGCCGGCACAGGGGGCTGCGCCAGTCGACGGTGAACTCCAATCCCAGCTTCCGTCTCTGCCGGCTCTCGGCTTTGCCGCCTCTTCTCCCGATGAGGCCGTCAACATCGCCGTGTATGAACGCTGCAACAAGAGTGTCGTGAACATCTCAACGGTGACGGTCGTCGCGAACAGTCTTCTGTTCGGCGTCGTCCCGGGCGAAGGGAATGGATCGGGGTCCATTCTCGATAAGCAGGGCCACATCCTGACCAACAACCACGTCATCAACGACGCCCGCGAGATTCAGGTCACGCTGTTTAACGAGGAAATCTACACGGCGGAACTCGTCGGGGCCGATCCGATCAACGACATCGCTGTCCTCCGGATCAAGGCGCCCGCGGAACAGCTCTTTCCCATGACGCTCGGCGACTCCGACGAACTCAAGGTCGGCCTCCGCGTGTTCGCTCTCGGGAATCCTTTCGGCCTGTTCCGGACCATGAGCGAAGGCATCATCTCCAGCCTGAATCGCTCGCTGGCCGTTCACGACAACTGGGAAATCAAATCAATCATCCAGATTGACGCGAACATCAACCCGGGTAATTCGGGCGGTCCGCTGCTCGATGCCCAGGGACGCCTGATCGGCATGAACACGGCCATCGCCAGCAAGGTGCAGCAAAGCGCCGGCATCGGCTTCGCCATCCCCGTGAACCTCGTGAAACGGGTCGTCCCCGAACTGCTGAAGCATGGACGCGTGATCCGCGGCGATATCGGCATCACGCATGTCACCGTCACCGACAACGGCCTGCGGATCGCGAGGCTGTCACCTGGAGGCCCGGCGGAGCAGGCCGGTCTCCGCCCCCCTCAGGCAGTGCGCTCGCGGTTCGGAATCCGACCGCAGATCGACCGCAGCACGGCCGATGTCATCACGGCGATCGATGGCACGAAGGTGACCAACGCGTCCGAGTTCCTGTCCGTCATCGAGAGCAAGAAGCCCGGCGATGTCGTCGAGCTGTCGGTGCTGCGTGAAGGTCGCGTGATTCGCGTCCGCGTCCGGCTCGGAAGTGACGAGCCGGTGTCGACAAAACGCTGAACGCGACTCGCCAGCGCCCTGGCGCCGCAGGGCAGGGCGAGGCGCCTGCCGGGCCACGAATGCTGCCAGAGAGACGCCTGAAGGACCTGAGCGCCAAAGGGGCCCGCGGCCGGCACTGCGGCTACGGAGCGGGGCGGACCGAATCGAGAAACTCTGTTGACTCGTGACGCGAGTCGCGGGTGATCCCCGCCGCGTCGAGCGCTTCGAACAGCGCCTGTCGTGCGCCGGCAGTCGCCCGCTTGGTCCGCTCGATCCGAATCCGGATTCCCTGGTCATCGCCGGTGGTCGACTTCGTCAGCTGTGCGATCTCCGTGGCGTCGAGCGTCTTTCCCTCCTGTCCGCTTTCCGAACTCGCCAGGACGTAGTGATCCCCGTCGATGATCACGCGCAGCCGTTCGGGCGGAACGACACCCGCTGCAGAGGGCGTTTCCGAGCTGACGATCGTGGCGGACGGCGTTCCTGTCCGCGGCTCTTCGCTCGACGTTTCCGTGCCGGCCGTCCCGGAATCACCGGAGCCTGTTCCGAAGCCGAGTCCTTTCCCTAACCCGAAGCCGGGAAAGTACTGCCCCAGCCAGATTCCCAATGCAACAAGGCCGAGAGCGCCTGCGCCCACGGCCTTGCGTCTGAGACTTCCCTTCTTCGCCATGCTGATCTCCGCCAGGTGTCAGCATGACCATACCCCGCCCGGCGCACCCCTGCCAGACGGTTTTGCCCCCAGGCACTCTTTCGATTCCGCGTGACACCTCCACCGAGCCCACGACTCCGCGAGCCGTCGGCCCGGCGTTCACGCTCGAAGAACGCCTCAGGCGGCCTTGTGCCGTCCGTTGTTCGACTGCACCGCCAGGACCGGCTGGGCCCGTTCTCCGCTGCACAACACCACCAGCAGGTTGGAAATCAACTGGTCGCGGTCCGTCTCATCGAGGTCGAATCCCGCGTCGGTCAGCTGCGTCACTGCATCACGAACGATCTGCACGGCTCCCTCGACGATCGTCTTCCGGGCGTCGATCAGGGCGAGCGCCTGCTGTCTCATCAGCATCGCCTGCGCAATTTCGGGAGCGTAGGTCAGGTCGTTCAACCGCACCATCAGCACTTCAATCCCCGCTGGGTCGACCGCTTCCTGGAGTTCACTGATGAACGCCTTCGTCACCACGTCGCTTTCTTTCTTCAGGCACGAAACGCTGTCGTCGGCCGATTCGTACGGGAACAGCGAGCTGACGCGCTTGATCACCGCCCCCGCCTGGTCGTTCAGGAACTGCCGGTAGTTTTCCACGTGCAGTGATGCCTTGACCGTATCCAGCACGCGGTACAGCACCACCGCGCTGATCTGGATCGGGTTGCCGTTCTTTTCGACGACCGTTTCCGATGGGATGTCGAGCGTCGTGTCACGGGTCGAGATTCGATGCAGAGTCCGCCCCACGGGATGAATCCAGCGGATTCCCTGCTCCTTGAGCGTGGTGACATACTTGCCGAAACGCAGGACGACGATTTCCTCACGAGGGTTCACGACGAAGAACCCGAACAGCAGGATCGGCGGAAAGATAATGCTCACGCCGACAACCAGAAGCATCTCCAGGAATCCCTGGGTGACGACCGAGGGCTCGTGATAAGCCTTACCGCTGAGCGTCGACTGTTCGGCGTTCATGCCAGTTCTCCGGGGTGCGTTGAACGTGTTCGCCCACAGAAACGTAGGCGGGAACCGCGCGGCTCAGCAATTCGGCTTCGTTTTCCGGAATGCACTGGTAAAGCTCAGTCTGCTTCGGCCAACTTAACGCCGGAGAGCGCCAGAGCCGTCACCTCATGCACGGTCCCGTCTCCGACGGCATGACCTCGTGACCCGCCATCCGGCCGAACCTGCCCTGAATCGATGAAACTTGATGAGGTGACTGATGTTCACTCATCAGACGCGTGAGGCGCGCCGCCTAGACGCCATCCTCCCATTGCGCTGCGTTCACACCGAACATCGCGGCAGCGCCTTGCATTGCCTTCTCGAGCGAGTCGTACCACCAATCGCCGCTCATTGAGCCATCCTGCGATTCGTAAAGCAGCAGGGAGCCTCCGTCGACATTCTCAATCCTCAGATTGAGCACGAGGTGGCGAATCGGAGTCGGCAACGGCTTCGCTGCGCCAGGCGGAAGCCACCCAGAGTGTTCCTCACCCCCCTCTTGATACGCGACGCCTTCGATGTGCTTGACGATTTGCGACATGACGTGTTGAGCGCGATCTCAGCCATTCTGAGCGAGGTAAAGCATGCCACCGTCTTCGACGACCTCAAAAGTCTTCTGCTGAATCCGCGGTGTGAGCTGATGTTTCCCCGTGGTCACGTCGAACTGCCAGCCGTGCCAGGGACAGGTGACGACGGTTCCCGTCACGCAGCCGTTCGCGAGCGGCCCGCCGGCATGCGGGCAGATGCCGTCGATGGCGTGGTATCGCCCATCAATGTTGAAGACGGCGATGATCCGGTCATCGGCGACGCACTCTTTTCCAGTCCCGGGGGGAACGTCGGACGCCTGGCAAAGGGGAATGCGTTCAGCCATTGTCTTCGAAATCGGGGAGAAACGTATCGAACAGCCCCACGATCAGGGCCGGGGAGGTCGTAGTCTGCCTGAAGGCATGCCCCCAGGCCATCGGGATGGTACTCTCGTGACAGTGTGCGGTCGCCTGATCTGAATCTCGAAGATTCCTGACCCCGAAGCCTCATCCTGTGTCGACGACTCAGCAGTTCACGACGCTCCTGCCGAACGACGTCCTGGCCCGCGTCGAGCGGATGCGGCTGGCTCCGGTCAAACGGCTCACGAACCGGCAGCGCGGTGAACACCTTTCGGATAAGGGGGGAACCAGTGTCGACTTCGCCGACTACCGCGACTACGTGGCGGGCGACGACCTCCGGCATATCGACTGGAACATCTTCTCCCGGCTCAATCAGCCCTACCTGAAACTGTATGCCCACGAAGAGGACATGCACTGCGTGCTGATCCTCGACGGGTCGACGTCGATGATGTTCGAAGGCAAGTTCGAACTGGCCCGTCAGATCGCTGCCGCGCTGGGCGTGATGGGCCTGATGAATGTGGAACGTGTTTCCGTCTATGCCTGCTCCGCCAGCCAGAAAGAACCGGTCTTTCTTCCTCCTTCCGGAGGCCGGGCAAGTCTCAAGCGATTCTTTTCATTCCTGGAAGGGTTGACCGGGGGCGGCGACTGCACCGTGGAAGCGGCCGTCGAAGCGGCTCTCCGCCGTCATCGCGGACGCGGGATCGCCGTCGTACTGTCCGACTTCCTGACATTCGGGGACGTCGTTCGCCCGTTCAACCAGCTGAATGCCGCCGGGCTGGAGATCTATGGAATTCAGATTCTCGCGCCGATCGAGATTCATCCCGAACTGAACGGCGACCTCCGAATCGTCGACTCCGAGAACGAGCAGACGCTTGATATCTCTTCCGCGGGAGAACTGCTCGGGCTGTATCACGAGCATCGAATCGCCCTCGAACACCACCTCACGGCGGAGTGCCGGAAACGGAACGGGCGTTTTCATTCCGTCAGTTCGGCGGACTCGATCAAGACTGTTTTATTCGATGGTCTTCTTCGCAGGGGCTGGGTGCGGTGAGCCGTTGTGAAACACGGATCGATCTGACCCGCGAGGTCATCGATTTCAGTGAACTGACGGAGTGGGTTCGCTCAACCCAGGCCGGGGCGGTGGTCCTGTTTCTCGGGACCGTTCGCGAGATGACGGGCGGGCTTCGCACCATTGCTCTCGATTACGAAGCGTATCCGGAGATGGCCCGGGCCAAGATGCAGGAGATCGCCGACGAGGCGGCGCGCCGCTGGCCCGCGATCCGCATTGCCCTGGCTCACCGATTCGGCCGGCTGGAGCTTGGGGACGTCAGCGTGGCCGTCGCCGTCAGCACCCCACACCGGGGGGACTCGTTCGAGGCCGGCCGGTTTCTCATCGACACCCTGAAGCAGGTCGTCCCGATCTGGAAGCAGGAAAACTGGGCCGACGGCACGAAGGAGTGGGTCGACCCAGGCGCGTGACCACTGACGTCAGGCCAGCTGGCGGACGTCGGTGACGCAGCCGCTCACGGCGGCGGCGGCGACCATGGCCGGCGACATGAGTAGCGTCCGTCCGGTCGGCGAGCCCTGACGGCCCTTGAAGTTCCGGTTCGATGACGAGGCGCAGATCTCCCGGCCCTTGAGCTTGTCGGGGTTCATGGCGAGGCACATCGAGCACCCGGCGCCGCGCCACTCGAATCCAGCCGATTCGAAGATCTTGTCGAGGCCTTCCTGCATCGCCTGTTCGCGAACCTGCTGCGAACCGGGGACGACCAGCGCCTTGATGCCCGGCTTCACATGCTTGCCCTGGACGATTCGGGCGGCTTCGCGGAGATCGGAGATCCGGCCGTTCGTGCACGAGCCGATGAATGCGACGTCGATCTTGAGGCCATCCAGCGACTGGCCGGCCTTGAGCTCCATGAAGTCGAGGGCTTCCTGAGCGCCGGCCTGGTCTTCAGCGTCGAACGTCGCGACCTGAGGAATTGACTCCCCGATCCCCACCGACTGCCCGGGATTGATGCCCCAGGTGACGGTCGGCTCGATGTCTTTGGCGTCGTACTTCACGACGTCGTCGTACCGGGCCCCCTTCGGTGACGCGAGACTCAGCCACCAGGCAGCGGCTTTATCGAAGTCGGCCCCCTTGGGAGCAAACGGCCGGCCCTTGATGTAGTCGACGGTCGTCTGGTCCGGATTGACGTAACCGCAACGGGCGCCGCCTTCGATGCTCATGTTGCAGACGGTCATCCGCTCCTCCATCGTCATCCGGTCAAAGACGTCGCCGGCGAACTCGTAAGCGTGGCCGATGCCGCCTTTGACGCCCAGCTTGCGGATGATGTGCAGGACGACGTCCTTGGCGTAGACGCCTTTGCCCAACTGGCCGTTCACCTCGATCCGCCGGACTTTCGGCTTGTTCATCGCCAGGGTCTGCGTGGCGAGGACATAGGCCACCTGGGAGGTTCCGATTCCGAAGGCGATCGACCCGAAGGCGCCGTGGGTGCTGGTGTGGCTGTCACCGCAGGCGATGGTCATGCCGGGCTGTGTGAGGCCCTGTTCGGGGCCGACGATGTGGACGATTCCCTGGCGATTGTCCTTGAGGTCGAGGAGGGTGACGCCGAATTCACGGCAGTTCTTTTCGATGGCCGACATCATTTCCTCGGCCAGCGAGTCCTGGAACGGACGGAGCTGGTTGTCGGTGGGGATGATGTGGTCGACCGTGGCCACGGTGCGGCTCGGGAATTTCACCTTGAGGTTGCGTTCGCGGAGCATGTCGAACGCCTGGGGGCTGGTGACCTCGTGAATGAGGTGCAGGCCGATGATGAGCTGCGTCTGCCCGGAGGGGAGCGTGCCGACGGAATGCAGGTCCCAGACTTTATCAAACAGGTTCTTGGTCGAAGCGGACATCGAGCGACTCACGACTTGCAGCGGAATGGGTTACAAAATTAGACAGCGCGGTCGGACAGCGGTTCACGCGTGATCGGCGCATCATGCTGGATTGTCGGCAGTTCCGAACGAAATGACAAGGAGGGACGCCCGCCCAAATCATGAAGGTGAGCAAGGAGGGCGCGTGTCTGTGTGTGGTTGCGCCTTCTTGGCCCTTCTCCCTTGTCCTGACCCGTGGAGGGTGAGGCGGATTCCCGGCGGAGAGGTCGTACCGGGATGCGGGCGTGCGACTGTGTCCGCAACGAAAACGCCCGGCTGCGTCCCTCGGTTGCATGCCAGACCTGGGCGCCGTCCGCGATTTCTCCGGAGAAGTCGGGGTTTCCAATGCCTGCCGCGACTCTGCAGGCAGATTCTGAGAGCCGTGGGCGCGTGACGGGCTGAATCGGATGGTGTTCATAGCTCCTCCACCAGTCCGTGAGCGGTTGCGCGGAGGTCTGGAGGAGGGGGGACGGGATCAGGGACCCGCAGTTCCTGCCGATCTCCCCCGTCTGCCGGTCGGCAAGGTTCTCCCTCATCTTGACCGAAATTCGGTGAACTGGGAGATTTTCCGTGTTGACCTCCGGGGAACTGGACTCGCCGGGGTCGACCGACCTTCGTTTACATCGCCCCGCGGGGGGCATCAGGCCATGTTCGGATCAAATTCGGCTGCCGCGGGCGGCCGGGACTCGTCCGGCCCAGCAAAGGAGTGCTTTCGCCGTGAAGAAGCTCATTATCTGCTCCGCCGCCGCACTGATGGCGGCCGGATTGTTCCTCTCAGCCCGGGACTCGCTCGGGCAGGGCACTGCGGCGCCGAAGTCGGCCGCACACCAGGTCGGCCTGATCGACATGGCTCATGTCTTCAAGAACTATGAGAAGTTCAAGACCTCGACGGCCGCGCTGCAGGAGCAGATCAAGGCGGCTGACGAGCAGGCGAAGAAGCAGATCGACGCGATGAAGGCCATCCAGGAGCGGATGACCCAGCTGCAGCAGGGAAGCCCGGACTACAGCAAGATGGAAGCCGAGCTGATCGCGGCGACCACGAAGCTCGAGACCTTCAAGAAGACCTCGCAGCTGACGTTCCTGCGTGCCGAGGCGGACATCTACAAGACCGTGTACCTGGAAGTCCAGAACGCGGTTCAGCAGTACGCCGGCGTTTACAAGTACACGCTCATCATGCGGTTCAACCGCAATCCGGTGGAAGACGCCGAGAATCCCCAGGCGATCATCCAGAGCATGAACCGCCAGGTGGTTTACTATCGCGGTGAAGACGACCTCACCGACCCGATCCTGAACTACCTGAACGACAAGTACGCGAAGACCTCGGGCGCTGCCAAGCCGCGCACCGCGACCGCGCCTGCCGGCGGACCCGCGACCCGCTGAGCAAGCTGCGAACTGGCTTGAGTTTCTTCAGGCACGGATGGGCCCAATCCGCCCATCCGTGCTTCTGCATATCGGGACGCTTTTTCCGCTTTTCTTTCCGCAGTGATGTCCTGATGACACTGGACCGCCAGCGTTCGATTGCGACGACCGCCGAGGTCTCAGGATTCGGGCTTTTCGGCGGCATCGACTGCCGCCTGGTGTTTCACCCGGCAGAGGAAGGCTCTGGAATCGCCTTCCGCCGCGTCGACCTTCCTCATTCGAGGCCCGTCCCGGCGACAGCGGAATTTGTCGCCCGCGTGCCGCGACGCACGGCCCTCTCCGACGGCCATTCCACAATTGAAACGGTCGAGCACGTCATGGCCGCCCTGGCCGGACTGTGCATCGACAACTGCCTCGTCGAACTCGATGCGCCCGAGGCGCCGATTGGCGACGGCTCGGCCCTGCCGTTTGTCGAAGCGCTGCTCGTGGCGGGAATCGTCGAACAGTCGGCCGAAGTGGAAGCGTTTCGGCCTGCCTCCCCGTTCTCCGTTGAAGGAAACGGCGGCCAGACCATCGAAGCGAATGGGGATCCAGAATACCGGGTCCGGTATTCCCTCGATTACGGGCCCGGCTCCCCCATTCCGAAGCAATCGGCGTGCGTCGCTGTCCGTCCGGAAACGTTTCTCCGAGAGATCGCCGGAGCGCGGACTTTTGTACTCGCCTCGGAGATTGAAGGGCTGCGGGCGATGGGATATGGCCGTCGCGCGACCACGGAGAACCTGCTCGTCTTTCACGACGGCGGAATCGAAGACAATTCCCTGCGCTGGCCCGATGAGTGCGCCCGCCACAAGCTGCTCGACGCCATTGGCGACCTGGCATTGTGCGGCGGGCGGCTGACAGGCCACTTTCACGCGACCCGTTCGGGCCATCACCTCAATCACGAGATGGCCCGAAGGCTGACGACCTTTCCGAACAGTTCCAGGCAGACTCTCCGCCGGGCGGCATGACTTGCCCGGAAGAACGGCCCCTACGAAAGACGCCACGATGGCGACCTCCATCTCACGCCTGTCTGAAGTGCATCCTTCCGCCGAGATCGGCGAGAACGTCCAGATCGGGCCGTTCTGCGTCGTCGGACCGAAAGTGGTCGTCGGGGACGACTGCATCCTCGACAGTCACGTCGCCCTTGTCGGCCGCACGACGATCGGCCGGGGCAACCGGTTCTGGCCCAACAGCGTGATCGGCGGCGAGCCGCAGGATAAGTCGTATGTCGAAGGGGAGACGCAGGTCGTCATCGGCGACAACAACCAGTTCCGGGAAGGGGTGACGGTCCACCGCGGCGCTGAAAAAGAAGATGGCATCACCCGCATCGGCGACAGAAATCTGCTGATGGCGAATGCCCATGTCGCCCACAACTGTCGCCTCTACGACGACACGATCATCGTCAACGGCGTCCTCCTGGGCGGGCATGTCCATGTCCATGATCGAGCCGTGATCTCTGGCAACTCCGTCATTCACCACTTCGGATCTGTCGGAACGTGCGCCATGATTGGCGGCGGTTCACGGGTGACGATCGACGTCGCCCCGTACATGCTGGCCTTCGGCAGCGACCAGGTCACCATGCTGAATATCAACGTCGTCGGAATGCAGCGGGCCGGCGTCTCAGCCGAGTCGATTGCCGTCATCAAGCAGGCACATCGACTTCTCTTCCGTCAGAAGAAGGCCCTGAAAGAGGTCCGCGAACACTTTTCAGCGCAGCTCGCCGGCCAGCTTCCGCCCGAGCTGGTGCATCTCCTCGACTTCATCGCGCGGCAGGCCGAGGGCAAGATGGGGCGTCAGCGCGAAGCGTTCCGCAATGCGCCGACGACCGCGAAAGCTGCGTGACCACGAAGGAGGCGATTGTCCCTTCGCGGACACGTCTCTGGCTCCGGCCGCACGTTGAGGTCCCTGTAGCATCGAATCATTGCAATTGCTACAACACACCCGCCGTGCCAGAGCGCGCGGCGAAGGGGATGGAATCTCTTCGAGGCAGGGGAGCAGAGTCATGGAACGACTGAAACTGGCTGTCATCGGCGTGGGCGCTCTGGGCCGGCATCACGCACGAATTCTTTCCAGCAATCCGGCTGTCGAACTGGTTGCTGTCGCCGATCCGAACGAAACGCAGGGCAAGGCGGTTGCGGACGCCTGCCATTGCGAATGGACGCCCGATTATCGCACGTTGCTCGGACGCGTCGACGCCGCGTCGATCGTGGTGCCAACCGGCATGCACGCAGACGTCGCCGCGAGTTTCCTGCGCCGCAGCACGCCCGTGCTCGTTGAAAAGCCGCTGGCCGCCAATACCGAAGAGGGCCGGATGCTGGTCCGCCTGGCGAGCGAACATCGCGTGCCGATCCAGGTCGGGCATATCGAACGCTTCAATCCGGCGTTCGAGGCGCTGGACCGGCTCGTCTCGAAGCCCCGCTATCTGCGGGCCGAACGTTTCAGTCCGTATGCCTTTCGCTCGATGGATATCAGCGCGGTCCACGACCTGATGATCCACGACATTGAGTTGTGCCTGCAGTTGGCGGGCAGTGCGGTGTCCAACGTCGAGGCGATGGGGGCGACGATTGCCGGCGGCCTGGAAGATGGCGTCCAGGCACGCATCACGTTTGACAGCGGCTGCGTTGCCGATCTCTCCGCCCTGCGGGTGTGCCCCTTCTTCCGGCGTTCCATGATCGCCTGGACGAATTCGGGCTGCGTTCACGCCGACCTCCACGAGCGCAAGGTCACCTGCTATCGCCCTGGCCCGCGCGCTGAAAATGGCGAGCTTCCCTTTGAACTGGCGCAGCAGCCGGGCGTCGACATCGCCGGCCTGAAGGAAAGCATGTTCACCGACTTCATCGCCATCGAACATCCGGAGATTCCAACGGGTGTCGATGCGCTGACGGCCGAGCTGGCCGATTTCCTGCAGGCCGTCCGGACGGGTGAATCGCCGCGGGTGGATGGTCGCCGCGGGCTGGCGGCGCTTGATGTGGCCGATCGCATTCTGGAGGCCGTGCGAAATCAGGCGCGTCCCGCGCTGCGGCTCGCCCCGATGTCGGCGGCGGCGTGAGTCGCTCGTCTCCACGAAGCCAAGTTGATTTCCACGAAGCCCGGCGTTCCTGTGACCGCCGGGCTTCGTGCGTTGTTGCGGTCTGGATGGGCTCGTCGCATACTCCGGCATCTCCCCTGGAAACGTTCGGAGCGACCGTGATGCGCCTCTCGTCGCGATGTGTGCTGGCTGTTGTCTGCCTTGTTTCCGCGAGCGCCCCGGCGGCCGAGCCGTTCCTGGAAAAGGTCGATTTGTTCAAGGCCGGAGATGATGGCTATGCCCTCTATCACATCCCGGGGATTGTCGTGACGGCGAAGGGGACGGTCCTGGCCTGGTGCGAAGCGCGTCGCGTTCGCAGCGACTGGGACATGATCGACGTTCTTCTTCGCCGCTCGGAAGATGGCGGGCGGACGTGGTCGAAGGCCGAAAAGGTTGTCGATGTCCCCGGGCCGAAAACCAAGAACCCGGTCGCGCTGCGCCTGAAGAACGTGAAGCCGGGCGACGTCACCTACAACAACCCGGTGCTGATTGCCGACCGGGATGGAACCGTCCACTTCCTGTTCTGCCTCGAGTATTTCCGCTGTTTCTACATGAACAGCAGGGACGACGGCCGCACCTGGTCGTCTCCCGTCGAAATCACCGACGCTTTTGAAGCATTCCGGAAGCACTACGACTGGAAAGTTCTTGCCACCGGACCGGACCACGGGATCCAGCTCACCAACGGCCGCCTGGTCGTTCCGGTCTGGCTGTCGACGGCCACCGGCGGCAACGCGCACCGGCCGTCGGTCTCCTCGACGATCTACAGCGACGACCAGGGCAAGACGTGGCACGCGGGCGAGATCGCCGTTCCGCTGACAGACGAGATCATCAACCCCAGTGAAACCCTCGCAATTGAACTCGTCGATGGCCGGGTGATGCTGAACGCCAGGAACGAGTCGAAGGCCCACCGGAGGCTCGTGACGATCAGCCCCGATGGCGCGACGAACTGGTCGACGCCGGTGTTTGACGATGCGCTGATCGAGCCGATCTGCATG contains:
- a CDS encoding SPFH domain-containing protein, with translation MNAEQSTLSGKAYHEPSVVTQGFLEMLLVVGVSIIFPPILLFGFFVVNPREEIVVLRFGKYVTTLKEQGIRWIHPVGRTLHRISTRDTTLDIPSETVVEKNGNPIQISAVVLYRVLDTVKASLHVENYRQFLNDQAGAVIKRVSSLFPYESADDSVSCLKKESDVVTKAFISELQEAVDPAGIEVLMVRLNDLTYAPEIAQAMLMRQQALALIDARKTIVEGAVQIVRDAVTQLTDAGFDLDETDRDQLISNLLVVLCSGERAQPVLAVQSNNGRHKAA
- a CDS encoding OmpH family outer membrane protein; this translates as MKKLIICSAAALMAAGLFLSARDSLGQGTAAPKSAAHQVGLIDMAHVFKNYEKFKTSTAALQEQIKAADEQAKKQIDAMKAIQERMTQLQQGSPDYSKMEAELIAATTKLETFKKTSQLTFLRAEADIYKTVYLEVQNAVQQYAGVYKYTLIMRFNRNPVEDAENPQAIIQSMNRQVVYYRGEDDLTDPILNYLNDKYAKTSGAAKPRTATAPAGGPATR
- a CDS encoding Rieske (2Fe-2S) protein, giving the protein MAERIPLCQASDVPPGTGKECVADDRIIAVFNIDGRYHAIDGICPHAGGPLANGCVTGTVVTCPWHGWQFDVTTGKHQLTPRIQQKTFEVVEDGGMLYLAQNG
- a CDS encoding S1C family serine protease — its product is MERDIGTDDAMHGLRTLGISLGSAVLASLFTVWLTGRGQDIGNLAMGDVPAAPVRRAPAQGAAPVDGELQSQLPSLPALGFAASSPDEAVNIAVYERCNKSVVNISTVTVVANSLLFGVVPGEGNGSGSILDKQGHILTNNHVINDAREIQVTLFNEEIYTAELVGADPINDIAVLRIKAPAEQLFPMTLGDSDELKVGLRVFALGNPFGLFRTMSEGIISSLNRSLAVHDNWEIKSIIQIDANINPGNSGGPLLDAQGRLIGMNTAIASKVQQSAGIGFAIPVNLVKRVVPELLKHGRVIRGDIGITHVTVTDNGLRIARLSPGGPAEQAGLRPPQAVRSRFGIRPQIDRSTADVITAIDGTKVTNASEFLSVIESKKPGDVVELSVLREGRVIRVRVRLGSDEPVSTKR
- a CDS encoding Gfo/Idh/MocA family protein; the encoded protein is MERLKLAVIGVGALGRHHARILSSNPAVELVAVADPNETQGKAVADACHCEWTPDYRTLLGRVDAASIVVPTGMHADVAASFLRRSTPVLVEKPLAANTEEGRMLVRLASEHRVPIQVGHIERFNPAFEALDRLVSKPRYLRAERFSPYAFRSMDISAVHDLMIHDIELCLQLAGSAVSNVEAMGATIAGGLEDGVQARITFDSGCVADLSALRVCPFFRRSMIAWTNSGCVHADLHERKVTCYRPGPRAENGELPFELAQQPGVDIAGLKESMFTDFIAIEHPEIPTGVDALTAELADFLQAVRTGESPRVDGRRGLAALDVADRILEAVRNQARPALRLAPMSAAA
- a CDS encoding molybdenum cofactor biosynthesis protein MoaE, with product MSRCETRIDLTREVIDFSELTEWVRSTQAGAVVLFLGTVREMTGGLRTIALDYEAYPEMARAKMQEIADEAARRWPAIRIALAHRFGRLELGDVSVAVAVSTPHRGDSFEAGRFLIDTLKQVVPIWKQENWADGTKEWVDPGA
- a CDS encoding DUF58 domain-containing protein, yielding MSTTQQFTTLLPNDVLARVERMRLAPVKRLTNRQRGEHLSDKGGTSVDFADYRDYVAGDDLRHIDWNIFSRLNQPYLKLYAHEEDMHCVLILDGSTSMMFEGKFELARQIAAALGVMGLMNVERVSVYACSASQKEPVFLPPSGGRASLKRFFSFLEGLTGGGDCTVEAAVEAALRRHRGRGIAVVLSDFLTFGDVVRPFNQLNAAGLEIYGIQILAPIEIHPELNGDLRIVDSENEQTLDISSAGELLGLYHEHRIALEHHLTAECRKRNGRFHSVSSADSIKTVLFDGLLRRGWVR
- the lpxA gene encoding acyl-ACP--UDP-N-acetylglucosamine O-acyltransferase encodes the protein MATSISRLSEVHPSAEIGENVQIGPFCVVGPKVVVGDDCILDSHVALVGRTTIGRGNRFWPNSVIGGEPQDKSYVEGETQVVIGDNNQFREGVTVHRGAEKEDGITRIGDRNLLMANAHVAHNCRLYDDTIIVNGVLLGGHVHVHDRAVISGNSVIHHFGSVGTCAMIGGGSRVTIDVAPYMLAFGSDQVTMLNINVVGMQRAGVSAESIAVIKQAHRLLFRQKKALKEVREHFSAQLAGQLPPELVHLLDFIARQAEGKMGRQREAFRNAPTTAKAA
- the leuC gene encoding 3-isopropylmalate dehydratase large subunit — its product is MSASTKNLFDKVWDLHSVGTLPSGQTQLIIGLHLIHEVTSPQAFDMLRERNLKVKFPSRTVATVDHIIPTDNQLRPFQDSLAEEMMSAIEKNCREFGVTLLDLKDNRQGIVHIVGPEQGLTQPGMTIACGDSHTSTHGAFGSIAFGIGTSQVAYVLATQTLAMNKPKVRRIEVNGQLGKGVYAKDVVLHIIRKLGVKGGIGHAYEFAGDVFDRMTMEERMTVCNMSIEGGARCGYVNPDQTTVDYIKGRPFAPKGADFDKAAAWWLSLASPKGARYDDVVKYDAKDIEPTVTWGINPGQSVGIGESIPQVATFDAEDQAGAQEALDFMELKAGQSLDGLKIDVAFIGSCTNGRISDLREAARIVQGKHVKPGIKALVVPGSQQVREQAMQEGLDKIFESAGFEWRGAGCSMCLAMNPDKLKGREICASSSNRNFKGRQGSPTGRTLLMSPAMVAAAAVSGCVTDVRQLA
- the lpxC gene encoding UDP-3-O-acyl-N-acetylglucosamine deacetylase; its protein translation is MTLDRQRSIATTAEVSGFGLFGGIDCRLVFHPAEEGSGIAFRRVDLPHSRPVPATAEFVARVPRRTALSDGHSTIETVEHVMAALAGLCIDNCLVELDAPEAPIGDGSALPFVEALLVAGIVEQSAEVEAFRPASPFSVEGNGGQTIEANGDPEYRVRYSLDYGPGSPIPKQSACVAVRPETFLREIAGARTFVLASEIEGLRAMGYGRRATTENLLVFHDGGIEDNSLRWPDECARHKLLDAIGDLALCGGRLTGHFHATRSGHHLNHEMARRLTTFPNSSRQTLRRAA